In the genome of uncultured Fibrobacter sp., one region contains:
- a CDS encoding protein kinase, producing the protein MIRNFLAETLDRVSRNLALRPNYTMEEYQRWFDQNPEYLHNGAMQHIQLVEPLTLEGTNNLYRAQYWLEHPNDPSRYVEQEIVVKICKFWASPGRNRLHRLNMLLSAFQDEIRINNLVHATNIEGVVQSMGGGIAGRHPYLKMEFIKGCSLDRLFKKDLTDDEVLHRVAQLAYLANTISQLHYYQIVHKDLKPKNLLLCQNPQHKNNHKILVCDFGYAQAKMRETVTEYGGQMTPCYSAPEQAIMGENLSTSVDYFSFGIIVHEYLTGEPLFPHSMDIFIEDGYRITDRYLEYLKSGRENRFHDPRFPELTQWIDNLTIFDSFERMQNSPNLFDIAHKLRERVNAQGYRDVNTDFLWNQLREYNRF; encoded by the coding sequence ATGATTCGTAATTTTCTGGCCGAGACTCTAGACCGCGTATCCAGAAATCTGGCTCTACGCCCAAACTACACCATGGAAGAATACCAGCGGTGGTTTGACCAGAATCCCGAATATCTACATAACGGGGCCATGCAACACATCCAGTTGGTGGAACCCCTTACGCTCGAAGGCACGAACAACCTCTACCGTGCCCAATACTGGCTGGAACACCCGAACGATCCGAGCCGCTATGTCGAGCAGGAAATCGTCGTCAAGATTTGCAAGTTCTGGGCCTCCCCCGGCAGGAACAGGCTTCACCGTCTGAATATGCTCCTGAGCGCTTTCCAGGACGAAATCCGCATCAACAACCTTGTACACGCCACCAACATCGAGGGCGTGGTGCAAAGCATGGGCGGAGGAATTGCAGGCAGGCACCCGTACCTGAAAATGGAATTTATCAAGGGCTGTTCGCTGGACAGGCTTTTCAAGAAAGACCTGACCGACGACGAGGTGCTTCACCGCGTGGCGCAACTCGCCTACCTCGCCAATACCATCAGCCAGCTACACTACTACCAGATTGTCCACAAGGATTTAAAGCCCAAGAACCTTCTGCTTTGCCAAAATCCGCAACACAAGAACAACCACAAGATTCTCGTGTGCGACTTCGGCTACGCCCAGGCAAAAATGCGCGAGACGGTCACCGAATACGGCGGCCAGATGACTCCCTGCTATAGCGCACCGGAACAGGCCATTATGGGCGAAAACCTATCGACATCGGTAGACTATTTCAGTTTCGGAATCATTGTCCATGAATACCTGACGGGCGAACCCCTTTTCCCGCATTCGATGGATATCTTTATCGAAGACGGTTACCGCATCACGGACCGTTACCTGGAATACCTGAAGTCAGGCCGCGAGAATAGGTTTCACGACCCTAGGTTCCCCGAGCTCACGCAATGGATTGACAACCTCACGATTTTCGACAGCTTCGAACGCATGCAGAACAGTCCCAATCTTTTCGACATTGCACAC
- a CDS encoding TIGR00730 family Rossman fold protein codes for MATKKSIKATPGKMIYHNMEFIDSDVGRPIRIIAEFMGPSLIFAEEGVKNTIVFFGSARTLPMSEILKRRKKCKNAKELERLKRLEAVAEYYDAARELGAKLGRWANKQHKGFAIMTGGGPGIMEAGNRGANDVGTSSIGLNIKLPFEQHPNPYIDDELNLQFRYFFIRKYWFMKLARALVVFPGGFGTLDEMFELLTLIQTKKYGDRMPVVIFGKKYWNKVINWKHLADTGMIDKDDLKLFHMCDTVDEAYKAITEALEKTME; via the coding sequence ATGGCGACGAAAAAGAGCATCAAGGCAACACCGGGTAAAATGATTTACCACAATATGGAATTTATCGACAGCGATGTAGGGCGTCCCATCAGAATCATCGCAGAATTCATGGGTCCCTCCTTGATTTTTGCAGAAGAAGGCGTGAAGAACACCATCGTATTCTTCGGTTCGGCGCGTACGCTCCCCATGAGCGAGATTCTCAAGCGTCGCAAAAAATGCAAGAACGCCAAAGAACTGGAACGACTCAAAAGGCTCGAAGCTGTCGCCGAATACTATGACGCCGCCCGCGAACTCGGTGCCAAGCTTGGGCGCTGGGCAAACAAGCAGCATAAGGGTTTCGCCATCATGACCGGTGGCGGTCCCGGCATTATGGAAGCGGGCAACCGCGGCGCAAACGACGTGGGAACTTCCTCCATCGGCCTCAACATCAAGCTCCCCTTCGAACAGCATCCGAACCCCTACATCGACGACGAACTGAACCTGCAGTTCCGCTACTTCTTCATCCGCAAGTACTGGTTCATGAAACTCGCCAGGGCGCTTGTCGTGTTCCCCGGCGGCTTTGGTACCCTCGACGAGATGTTCGAACTGTTGACGCTTATCCAGACCAAGAAATACGGCGACCGAATGCCCGTCGTGATTTTCGGCAAGAAGTACTGGAACAAGGTTATCAACTGGAAGCACCTCGCCGATACCGGAATGATCGACAAGGATGACCTGAAGCTGTTCCACATGTGCGACACCGTGGACGAAGCCTACAAGGCCATTACCGAAGCGCTCGAAAAAACGATGGAATAG
- a CDS encoding TIGR03960 family B12-binding radical SAM protein: MTILEKIALALPAVESPARYMGGEANSVVKDHSQMLCNMAFVFPDKYEIGMSNNGIRILYHVINREPDLLCEVSFAPWDDMAKEMEKYDIPLYSYATYTPVRDFEVVGMTLQTELNFTNVPYVLDVARIPVWQKDRREEDPILVAGGPAMANPEPVVDFFDAFMIGDGEDMIVKFLRCVGEGRKAKLPRAKILENLSKIDGVYVPSLRPTVTNEFGDIVPAEPAKGSYQNTNGVRRQFIPVMDPKNYPIKNLIANMQLVHNRFSVEVMRGCAQGCRFCQAGIWYRPCRELDPDDVLDIAKAGIKATGERELGLLSLSTADYKPVEGLTDSIIDDPFFDTVDVSLPSIRVNAFGETLAQKISALKGGRSATFAPETGSERIRKMINKTISDQDMYNAAEHAFSSGFNKIKLYTMIGFPTENEQDMEAFCNLIENLVKIGRKYLRGCQIAVSMGILIPKSFTGLQWAPFMDKETALKHIRYVRERFFKHPNVKVNWAGWETSFLEAIYSRGDRRLGPVIYAAYKKGIIFESDSYRFDFEKWQQVWEECGYDTSWVYRMREKDEVFPWDFIHAGTSKQYLRGEWEKAFKEDSAPVPNCKWGDCQKCGIPGFGAEIKLANDPVRHKAPSRTPEEIKKLVAERRPTQKSCHSYKITFKKTGLSRFLPHQNMLSFFERTFLCAGIPIKFSEGFSPKPRISNMGALPLGLETYCEVISVDLLQPLDISKENLPKIMAELSRPFPRGMEIVNIEPLKEKLSKHMPTAMIYSFTPDAIPEGIMEKFESKTLPVVLNHRGQEINLNEHLLGIQIAGGAIITKVKCNNMGTTVSPFNIYAALMGVEFDPKKLDESSRRYLIKKIAMEF, encoded by the coding sequence ATGACTATCCTCGAAAAAATTGCATTAGCTCTCCCCGCCGTTGAGTCACCCGCTAGATACATGGGTGGAGAAGCGAACAGTGTCGTGAAAGACCACAGCCAGATGCTCTGCAACATGGCGTTCGTGTTCCCCGACAAGTACGAAATCGGCATGAGCAACAACGGCATCCGCATATTGTACCACGTGATTAACCGCGAGCCGGATTTGCTGTGCGAAGTTTCGTTTGCCCCGTGGGACGACATGGCGAAGGAAATGGAGAAGTACGACATTCCGCTGTACAGCTATGCGACCTACACGCCGGTGCGCGATTTCGAGGTAGTGGGCATGACGCTCCAGACGGAGCTGAACTTTACAAACGTGCCCTACGTGCTTGACGTCGCCCGCATTCCCGTGTGGCAGAAAGACCGCCGTGAAGAAGACCCGATTCTGGTGGCAGGCGGCCCCGCCATGGCAAACCCCGAACCGGTCGTAGATTTCTTTGATGCCTTCATGATCGGTGACGGCGAAGACATGATCGTCAAGTTCCTGCGTTGCGTAGGCGAAGGCCGCAAGGCAAAACTCCCCCGCGCAAAGATTCTAGAGAACTTGTCTAAAATAGACGGCGTGTACGTACCGAGTCTGCGTCCTACCGTCACTAACGAATTTGGCGACATCGTTCCCGCAGAACCCGCCAAGGGCAGCTACCAGAATACGAACGGCGTACGCCGCCAGTTCATTCCGGTGATGGATCCGAAGAACTACCCCATCAAGAACCTGATTGCGAACATGCAGCTGGTGCATAACCGATTCAGCGTAGAAGTGATGCGCGGCTGCGCCCAGGGTTGCCGTTTCTGCCAGGCAGGCATCTGGTACAGACCCTGCCGCGAACTTGATCCCGATGACGTGTTGGATATCGCGAAGGCAGGCATCAAGGCGACCGGCGAACGCGAACTGGGACTTCTCAGCCTCTCCACCGCCGACTATAAACCCGTAGAAGGCCTGACCGACTCCATCATTGACGACCCGTTCTTTGATACCGTGGACGTGAGCCTTCCGAGTATCCGCGTGAACGCTTTCGGCGAAACGCTCGCCCAAAAAATTTCCGCCCTCAAAGGTGGCCGCAGCGCAACTTTCGCTCCCGAAACGGGTTCCGAACGAATCCGCAAGATGATCAACAAGACCATCAGCGACCAGGACATGTACAACGCCGCCGAGCACGCCTTCAGCAGCGGGTTCAACAAGATTAAGCTGTACACGATGATCGGTTTCCCGACGGAAAATGAACAAGACATGGAAGCGTTCTGCAACCTGATCGAGAACCTCGTGAAAATCGGCCGCAAGTACCTGCGAGGATGCCAGATTGCCGTAAGTATGGGTATCCTGATTCCGAAGTCGTTTACGGGACTGCAATGGGCACCGTTCATGGACAAGGAAACCGCCCTCAAGCACATCCGCTACGTGCGCGAAAGATTCTTCAAGCACCCGAACGTGAAAGTGAACTGGGCCGGCTGGGAAACGAGTTTCCTCGAAGCGATTTACAGCCGCGGTGACCGCAGGCTCGGCCCCGTAATTTACGCTGCCTACAAGAAGGGAATCATCTTCGAAAGCGACTCGTACCGATTCGATTTCGAAAAATGGCAGCAGGTCTGGGAAGAATGTGGCTACGACACCAGCTGGGTGTACCGCATGCGCGAAAAGGACGAAGTTTTCCCGTGGGATTTCATTCACGCGGGAACCTCCAAGCAATATCTGCGCGGCGAATGGGAAAAGGCCTTCAAGGAAGATTCTGCGCCGGTGCCCAACTGCAAATGGGGCGACTGCCAGAAGTGCGGCATTCCAGGATTCGGCGCAGAAATCAAGCTCGCCAACGACCCGGTGCGCCACAAGGCCCCGAGCCGCACGCCCGAAGAAATCAAGAAGCTTGTCGCCGAACGCCGCCCCACGCAAAAGAGCTGCCACAGCTACAAGATTACTTTCAAGAAGACGGGCCTCAGCCGATTCCTGCCGCACCAGAATATGCTTTCGTTCTTCGAGCGCACGTTCCTTTGCGCAGGCATTCCCATCAAGTTCAGCGAAGGCTTCAGCCCGAAGCCGCGTATTTCGAACATGGGCGCGTTACCGCTCGGTCTTGAAACTTATTGCGAAGTCATCAGCGTCGACCTGTTGCAACCGCTTGACATTTCCAAGGAGAACTTGCCGAAGATCATGGCCGAACTTTCAAGGCCGTTCCCGCGCGGCATGGAAATCGTGAACATCGAGCCGCTCAAGGAAAAGCTCAGCAAGCACATGCCGACGGCAATGATTTATTCGTTCACGCCCGACGCAATTCCCGAAGGCATCATGGAAAAGTTCGAAAGCAAGACCTTACCCGTAGTGCTCAACCACCGCGGTCAGGAAATCAACTTGAACGAACACCTGCTTGGAATCCAGATTGCAGGCGGCGCCATCATCACGAAGGTGAAGTGCAATAACATGGGAACGACGGTGAGTCCGTTCAATATTTACGCAGCGCTGATGGGTGTGGAATTCGACCCGAAAAAGCTCGACGAAAGCTCCCGCCGCTACCTGATTAAGAAAATCGCGATGGAGTTCTAA